A window of Cohnella herbarum contains these coding sequences:
- a CDS encoding GH32 C-terminal domain-containing protein, with protein sequence MLKKSIRLGLVLSMFLSILISTGCFGSIDRVYAEDTIPFESSGNNDSASVTSAVYSNTIENPGFETGDMTGWTVIDGSAFGPNSVSNETMYWAEGIPYQQEGVYHLNGWRYQETEIGRVRSSTFTLEGSGWITFMLGGGRHTDMDYIEVRNADTGDVIARFGNTEWSDANFPKVELGLRLANLVKYKADLSSSLGQNLYIDIVDKGTSDWGLLFADSFDTYHETKPSEGIRADNLYDPGVKEIENPGFETGNLSGWTVVEGEAFGPDSVSNETTYWNENIPYNQEGQYHLNGWKYPEDKIGKLRSTAFKLGGTGWITFKIGGGKNTDLVHVDVYDADTNELVARYGNTEFADINFPNVDQGLRLANMVQYRADLRAYLGENLYFEIVDNATSDWGVAFVDDFKTYHANTPNDGVLAKNLYNPVRYELRNPGFESGSLLGWTIIAGNAFGPGSVSSDTTWWAENIPYNQEGSYHLDGWMYDEKKTGVLRSSTFTLGGSGWITFRLGGGKNTNLVHVNIYNADTDELIARYGNTEFKDANFPNIDQGMRLANMVQYKADLSNHIDDNLYLEIVDNAVSDWGMIFADAFLTYQVSVPTDGVLATNLYSAIPETIENPGFETGDLSGWTTEGDAFSGAVTNQTSFGDTPTPFGQEGVYHVSGYVKADEQTGTLTSNLFRLGGTGFVNFLVGGGKNENALFVALVRASDHSVIMKATGNQSEAYTRVNWDVTPYLGQELYIQVVDQDPSGHLNVDDFQVRGSGLIGNWRFDEGQGTAAMDQVRNRNDAVHYVFNDAKYKPNSEPLWRDGIAGNGLLFDGYSTWVARPANEIAKPTDEITIETWVAPRSYEWGDQGKLSAIVNQYDDVNRAGYILGMGRHGKWSFQVGINGKWTEVWAASNKPLKKFEWSHIAATYSKTEGKLKLYLNGELVGTATAEKKLSITPANTDFMIGKNNSGALINGVFTANMFNGMIDEVKVLNKALTQSEIQNDYQAVASGFAGGIAPTPSMDFDRSDYDGDRYRPQYHLISPGHWMNEPHAPLYFEGKYHIFYQFNPQGPYWHQIHWGHAVSDDMVHWKDMPVALAPDGGSETPDGVWSGSAAIDENGNPALFFTAGNDAATPNQATGLARSTYKDDGDTNLKKWVYNGTPVTTQAPNLSAAEGEVWYGNFRDPYIWKDGGTWYQLVGSGIKNVGGTALLYTSDDMVNWTYQHPFFVGNYEKYHKTGQVWELPILLPLGKDGSGTMKYAFFINPWFAQYDADNVKYVFHWIGTWDKANNKFVPDHEEPRLFDYGEHFTGPSGMVDGDGRSILFSIAQDRRTEQQHYDAGWAHNGGLPLVLSLRSDDTLGVEPIPELQSLRGQKLVDVSQTTIGAANAKLNQIQGDMLEVVLEAQINTAKKFGISLRKTADGSEETKLFYDTDNQTLNLDRWKSSLNPDVQKGIQNGKMELDGDLLKLHIYLDRSMIEAYANGKNSITSRVYPTRGDALGLNIWSEGGEVSIQKLQVWEMNSAYGSNVPANWPSPEVQATSVGDLTNADFENGDLSGWTTEGNAFSNQNVVKVNDWGWGGPFSQAWVAKDPERYHLWGFTPELGDGATGSLKSQSFKLGGNGKISFLVSGGSNIENLYVALVRASDKQILMKATGNNNETYQRVIWDASAYKGENLYIQVVDQATGGWGHINFDNLNVPITLSSTSNPGNPGNGGTTTNPRPDVVNLPQADSNGKVAVSIANGATQVLLPANAAAINKKNTIEISNDNVTVKIPGSVLLKLQSYLPADQLKDATISLKMEPVSATDRTTLLDKAGGKAFANLTAAGTMLDFSLVIINKDGSETKLSQFDEKITISLKVDSNSKKELLGIYYFTDDGSMEYVGGKIVDGKMEVQISHFGKYVVLSFDKSFLDVNDTFWAAEVIKEMAAKHIIEGVNETHFAPFKSVTRAEFAAMIVRALGLKSQGTARFNDVASTSWYADDVAAASEAGIVNGRSNTKFAPNETITREEMAVMLIRSYERIKGTEVNKVGAKGFVDQESVSRWAQDAVTKAQALGIINGRDNNRFVPMDTASRAESAKVLSKLMAQ encoded by the coding sequence ATGTTAAAAAAGTCAATTCGTTTAGGCTTAGTTCTCTCCATGTTCTTATCCATACTTATTTCCACAGGATGTTTTGGAAGTATCGACAGGGTCTATGCCGAAGATACAATACCATTTGAATCAAGTGGTAATAACGATTCGGCGTCTGTTACATCAGCGGTATATTCGAATACGATTGAGAACCCAGGATTTGAAACCGGAGATATGACTGGGTGGACGGTCATTGATGGAAGCGCTTTTGGACCCAACAGCGTTTCTAATGAAACGATGTATTGGGCGGAAGGGATTCCTTATCAGCAAGAAGGTGTCTATCATTTGAATGGATGGAGGTATCAGGAAACCGAAATCGGTAGAGTTCGGTCATCGACTTTCACACTGGAAGGTTCCGGTTGGATTACGTTTATGCTCGGCGGTGGAAGACATACGGATATGGACTATATTGAAGTTCGTAATGCGGACACAGGCGATGTAATTGCTCGATTCGGGAATACGGAATGGAGCGATGCAAATTTCCCAAAAGTAGAACTGGGCTTGCGATTGGCAAATCTGGTGAAATACAAGGCGGATTTAAGCAGCAGTCTTGGACAAAATTTGTATATTGATATTGTAGATAAGGGTACTTCAGATTGGGGCTTGCTGTTCGCCGATTCCTTCGATACATACCATGAGACGAAACCAAGTGAAGGAATAAGGGCTGATAATTTGTATGATCCAGGGGTGAAAGAGATTGAAAACCCTGGATTTGAAACGGGTAATCTATCGGGCTGGACAGTCGTTGAAGGGGAAGCATTTGGTCCAGACAGCGTATCGAATGAAACGACCTATTGGAATGAAAACATTCCGTATAACCAAGAAGGTCAATATCATCTGAACGGTTGGAAATATCCAGAAGATAAGATCGGTAAATTGCGCTCGACCGCGTTTAAGTTGGGCGGAACTGGCTGGATCACGTTCAAAATAGGCGGAGGCAAAAATACGGACTTGGTTCATGTAGACGTATATGATGCCGATACCAATGAGTTAGTAGCGCGTTACGGCAACACCGAATTCGCCGATATTAACTTTCCGAACGTTGATCAAGGTCTTCGATTGGCGAATATGGTTCAGTACAGAGCTGATTTGCGTGCGTATTTAGGCGAGAATCTTTATTTCGAAATTGTAGACAATGCAACGAGCGACTGGGGAGTTGCCTTCGTCGACGATTTCAAAACGTATCACGCAAATACACCGAACGATGGCGTGCTTGCCAAAAACCTGTATAACCCTGTTCGTTATGAATTGCGAAATCCCGGATTCGAATCGGGTAGCTTACTGGGCTGGACGATAATCGCCGGCAATGCTTTCGGACCGGGTAGCGTGTCCAGTGATACGACATGGTGGGCCGAGAATATTCCTTATAATCAGGAAGGCAGCTACCATCTTGACGGCTGGATGTATGACGAGAAAAAAACGGGTGTTTTGCGATCTTCTACTTTTACCTTAGGTGGTTCGGGCTGGATTACGTTTAGACTTGGAGGCGGAAAAAACACGAATCTTGTGCACGTTAATATTTACAATGCGGACACGGATGAACTGATTGCCCGTTATGGTAATACGGAGTTCAAAGATGCCAACTTCCCAAATATTGACCAGGGGATGAGGCTTGCTAACATGGTGCAGTATAAGGCGGATTTGTCCAATCATATTGATGATAACTTATATCTTGAAATTGTTGACAACGCTGTTTCGGATTGGGGGATGATCTTTGCTGATGCCTTCTTAACCTATCAGGTATCCGTTCCGACTGATGGCGTTCTGGCAACTAACTTATACTCGGCAATCCCTGAGACCATTGAAAATCCAGGCTTCGAAACCGGCGATTTAAGCGGTTGGACGACGGAAGGCGATGCGTTTTCCGGTGCAGTGACGAATCAAACCAGTTTCGGAGACACTCCAACGCCATTCGGACAAGAAGGCGTCTATCATGTATCCGGCTACGTTAAAGCTGACGAACAAACGGGAACCTTAACCTCAAATCTCTTCCGACTAGGAGGCACCGGATTTGTCAATTTCCTCGTAGGCGGCGGAAAGAATGAAAACGCTCTATTTGTGGCTTTGGTACGAGCTTCGGATCATTCCGTGATAATGAAAGCTACCGGAAATCAATCGGAAGCGTATACCCGCGTAAATTGGGATGTAACGCCTTACCTAGGCCAAGAGCTGTATATTCAAGTCGTGGATCAGGATCCATCTGGACATCTCAATGTCGACGATTTTCAGGTAAGGGGTTCTGGTTTGATCGGGAATTGGCGTTTCGACGAGGGTCAAGGAACAGCGGCGATGGATCAAGTCCGAAATCGGAACGACGCGGTTCATTATGTATTTAACGATGCCAAATACAAACCGAACAGCGAACCACTGTGGAGAGACGGCATTGCTGGTAATGGCTTACTATTTGATGGTTATTCCACATGGGTTGCTAGACCTGCGAATGAAATCGCCAAACCCACAGATGAAATCACAATCGAAACCTGGGTTGCTCCAAGATCTTACGAGTGGGGCGATCAAGGAAAACTGTCCGCTATCGTAAATCAATATGACGATGTGAATCGAGCAGGATATATTCTGGGAATGGGCCGCCATGGCAAATGGTCGTTCCAGGTAGGGATTAACGGGAAATGGACTGAAGTATGGGCAGCAAGCAATAAACCGCTTAAAAAATTCGAGTGGTCTCACATTGCTGCTACTTACAGCAAAACCGAAGGAAAACTGAAATTGTATTTAAACGGTGAGCTAGTAGGAACTGCCACTGCGGAGAAAAAACTCTCTATCACGCCGGCGAACACAGACTTTATGATCGGTAAGAATAACTCAGGTGCTTTGATCAACGGAGTCTTCACCGCCAATATGTTTAACGGCATGATCGATGAAGTGAAGGTTCTTAATAAAGCACTGACTCAATCGGAGATTCAAAACGACTACCAAGCCGTTGCATCTGGCTTTGCAGGTGGCATCGCACCAACACCTTCCATGGATTTTGATCGCAGCGATTATGATGGTGACCGTTATCGGCCTCAGTATCATTTGATTTCGCCCGGTCACTGGATGAATGAACCGCATGCGCCGCTATACTTTGAAGGCAAGTACCACATTTTCTATCAGTTTAACCCGCAAGGGCCCTATTGGCACCAAATTCATTGGGGGCATGCAGTAAGTGATGATATGGTTCATTGGAAGGATATGCCGGTAGCCCTTGCACCGGATGGCGGCTCGGAAACACCGGATGGGGTGTGGTCTGGCAGCGCGGCTATCGATGAAAATGGCAATCCGGCTCTGTTCTTTACGGCTGGGAATGACGCTGCGACACCTAACCAGGCGACGGGACTGGCAAGAAGTACCTACAAGGATGACGGCGATACTAATCTGAAGAAATGGGTTTATAATGGAACGCCGGTCACGACTCAAGCGCCTAACTTGTCTGCGGCGGAAGGCGAAGTGTGGTACGGCAACTTCCGCGATCCTTACATTTGGAAAGACGGGGGTACATGGTATCAGCTTGTTGGTTCGGGAATTAAAAACGTAGGCGGAACAGCGTTATTGTATACCTCCGACGATATGGTTAACTGGACTTACCAACACCCCTTCTTCGTCGGAAATTATGAGAAATACCATAAGACCGGTCAAGTATGGGAACTTCCTATCCTTCTGCCATTAGGCAAGGATGGCAGCGGGACGATGAAGTACGCCTTCTTCATTAACCCTTGGTTCGCTCAATATGACGCCGATAATGTAAAGTATGTGTTCCATTGGATTGGTACCTGGGATAAAGCGAATAACAAATTCGTACCCGATCATGAAGAACCTCGCTTGTTCGATTACGGCGAACACTTTACGGGACCAAGCGGAATGGTGGATGGTGATGGCCGTTCGATTTTGTTCAGTATTGCGCAAGATCGACGTACGGAGCAGCAGCATTATGATGCAGGTTGGGCCCATAATGGCGGATTACCGCTCGTGTTGTCCCTGCGCAGCGACGATACGCTTGGCGTAGAGCCGATTCCGGAACTGCAGTCGCTCCGCGGTCAGAAGCTGGTAGATGTGTCTCAGACAACCATTGGCGCTGCCAATGCAAAACTGAATCAAATTCAAGGCGATATGCTGGAAGTAGTGCTGGAAGCCCAAATAAATACAGCGAAAAAGTTCGGTATTTCGTTGCGGAAGACAGCAGATGGTTCTGAGGAGACCAAGTTGTTCTATGACACAGACAATCAGACTTTGAATCTTGATCGGTGGAAATCTTCTCTGAATCCTGACGTACAAAAAGGTATTCAAAACGGCAAAATGGAGCTCGACGGCGATCTGTTGAAGCTGCATATCTATCTTGATCGCTCGATGATCGAGGCCTACGCTAACGGGAAGAATAGCATTACTTCCCGAGTGTATCCGACTCGCGGAGATGCGCTTGGTCTTAACATTTGGAGTGAAGGCGGAGAGGTTTCCATTCAGAAATTGCAGGTTTGGGAAATGAACTCCGCTTATGGGAGTAATGTTCCAGCCAACTGGCCATCTCCTGAAGTTCAAGCAACATCCGTCGGGGATCTGACGAATGCCGATTTTGAGAATGGTGATTTGTCCGGATGGACGACTGAAGGCAATGCTTTTTCAAACCAAAACGTTGTAAAGGTGAATGATTGGGGCTGGGGCGGTCCATTCAGTCAAGCATGGGTTGCTAAAGATCCCGAGCGTTACCATCTGTGGGGATTTACTCCTGAGCTTGGAGATGGTGCAACAGGATCCTTGAAGTCACAATCGTTTAAGTTAGGCGGAAACGGCAAGATCAGCTTCTTAGTTAGCGGAGGCTCAAATATCGAGAATCTTTATGTTGCGCTTGTTCGCGCTTCCGACAAACAAATTCTAATGAAAGCGACCGGGAACAACAACGAAACCTATCAACGCGTAATCTGGGATGCATCAGCGTACAAGGGGGAGAACCTGTACATTCAGGTTGTCGATCAGGCTACTGGCGGCTGGGGGCATATCAATTTTGATAATCTAAATGTTCCTATAACGTTAAGCAGCACAAGCAATCCAGGCAATCCAGGCAATGGGGGAACGACAACTAATCCGAGACCGGATGTCGTGAATCTGCCACAGGCAGATAGCAATGGCAAAGTCGCCGTTTCAATTGCTAATGGTGCTACACAAGTACTTCTTCCCGCTAATGCAGCTGCCATCAATAAAAAGAATACAATCGAGATTTCAAATGACAATGTGACGGTTAAAATTCCAGGCAGCGTACTGCTCAAACTACAAAGCTACCTTCCGGCAGATCAACTGAAAGATGCGACGATTTCCTTGAAGATGGAACCAGTGTCTGCAACGGATCGAACTACGCTCCTTGATAAAGCGGGAGGAAAGGCTTTTGCGAATCTAACGGCTGCCGGAACTATGCTGGATTTCTCGCTCGTTATCATTAATAAGGATGGATCAGAGACGAAATTATCCCAATTTGACGAGAAGATTACGATTTCGCTTAAAGTCGATAGTAATTCAAAGAAAGAACTCCTTGGCATCTATTACTTCACCGATGACGGTTCGATGGAGTATGTAGGCGGCAAGATTGTCGACGGCAAGATGGAAGTGCAAATCAGCCACTTCGGTAAATATGTGGTTCTTAGCTTCGACAAGTCCTTCTTAGATGTCAACGATACGTTCTGGGCGGCGGAAGTCATAAAGGAAATGGCTGCAAAACATATCATTGAAGGCGTCAATGAAACGCATTTCGCACCATTCAAATCAGTTACTCGCGCTGAGTTCGCGGCGATGATCGTACGTGCTCTAGGTCTTAAATCCCAAGGAACTGCGCGATTTAACGACGTGGCATCCACGAGTTGGTACGCTGACGATGTGGCAGCAGCCAGCGAAGCGGGAATCGTGAATGGCCGTTCCAATACCAAGTTCGCGCCGAATGAGACTATCACTCGAGAAGAAATGGCAGTTATGCTTATTCGCTCCTATGAGCGGATCAAAGGCACTGAGGTGAATAAGGTAGGCGCAAAAGGCTTCGTCGATCAAGAAAGTGTCAGCCGTTGGGCGCAGGATGCAGTAACAAAAGCGCAAGCGCTTGGCATTATCAATGGCCGCGACAACAACCGGTTTGTGCCAATGGATACGGCAAGTCGTGCAGAAAGCGCGAAGGTTCTGTCAAAACTGATGGCGCAGTAA
- a CDS encoding GH32 C-terminal domain-containing protein, with product MSTCSKWLRLVLCIAVVFVSYPIYSYTQAAAVTSAEWKFDEGSGKTTKEWVGNTNDAIHYVFNNAVYKPSSDPEWREDGISNGALLFDGYSTWVTHNSIAMPSSAMTIETWVAPRAYEWGDNGVLSAIVNQHDKSAKQGFLLGVFRGGTWSFQIGSNGNWYEVWAYEPLPKYEWSHLVATFDGALGTMKLYLNGKEVASRNIPINSTITPSTNQLLIGKNNQSTQLGVFPLNMFNGLIDELKISSGAYTATEVQSSFQSDLTQLGGNLPTPNLTFDRSVYDGDKYRPIYHAIAPGHWMNEPHAPLYYNGQYHLFYQNNQHGPYWHNMHWGHWVSDDMVHWRDLPPALSPELFQVDPDGVWSGSAVVDDSGNPTLFFTAGNDSKPYINSNQNMGLARSTVQQDGDNDLMNWVKESKLAVTQQPGQGKLGEFRDPYVFKDGSTWFMLMGTGTDSQGGTAAVYSTTDPNLMNWTYRGPLYISNPSIYPYLGQVWELPVLLPLGNGKHLLAISPVGSGANVEVYYWIGTWNSITAKFIPDQPTPQLMDFGDFKFTGPSAFIDPVTERNIMFTIAQGERSSQEESESGWAHNAGLPVEISLRSDGKLGIEPIDELQSLRGQQLVNITSDTSFAAANSVLSAVSGDTLEIVMEIARGSADQVGIKVRKSPNSEEETLLYYNYSTDEYGVDRTKTVAGTNKGIQKGTVDIGSENVKLHIYLDKSMVESYLNGLKSITTRTYSTRNDAKGLQLWGDANASSIVVRSLKVWRMNSAYTQVPATGLNLSPESIQLSVGGKKEIYGAVTPSNASNKNLIWSSSNPNVATVVNGVVTGNSIGTATIIATTRDGAKTDTAQVTVVSVPTSTNLTNGGFESGNLSGWIVESGTAFSDSSVTSESVFSGSQPFNHKGTYHLWGAKQGEAAVGVLKSQNFTLGGNGQINFLVGGGSDIDKLYVSFIRASDGKELFRSTGPGTYWNWQSSKGETESYTRRYWDATAYIGTIMYIKVMDERTDAWGHINVDDFLVPVQGGATDTSAPTAPANLQSPTKSSNSVTLSWSASTDNVGVTGYSIFRDGTQVGSSTATSYTDTGLSASTVYTYTVKATDAAGNLSAVSNSVAVTTNASSSVGITNHDFESGNLTGWTVVSGNAFSAADVTTDVNWGWGGPFNQNGSYHLWGFKDGGDSQVGVLKSETFTLGGNGAIDFLIGGGNDINNLYVALVRASDGVELMKATGSNNEAYSRVTWNAAAYIGTASYIKIVDNSTGGFGHINVDDVNVSTGTTNPDTSAPTAPANLQSPAKSSNSVTLSWSASTDNVGVTGYSIFRDGTQVGNSTATSYTDTGLSASTAYTYTVKATDAAGNLSAFSNSVAITTNVSSSVGITNHDFESGNLTGWTVVSGNAFSAADVTTDVNWGWGGPFNQNGSYHLWGFKDGGDSQVGVLKSETFTLGGNGAIDFLIGGGNDINNLYVALVRASDGVELMKATGSNNEAYSRVTWNAAAYIGTASYIKIVDNSTGGFGHINVDDVNVPTL from the coding sequence ATGTCCACTTGTTCGAAATGGTTAAGACTCGTCCTCTGTATCGCAGTAGTATTTGTTTCTTATCCGATTTATTCCTATACCCAAGCGGCAGCTGTTACAAGTGCAGAGTGGAAGTTTGATGAGGGGAGCGGGAAAACAACAAAGGAGTGGGTAGGAAATACGAATGACGCCATCCACTATGTCTTTAATAACGCGGTATATAAACCATCTAGTGATCCGGAATGGAGAGAAGACGGTATCTCCAATGGTGCTTTATTGTTTGACGGCTACTCCACATGGGTAACGCATAATTCGATTGCTATGCCTTCTTCGGCAATGACCATCGAGACTTGGGTCGCCCCTAGGGCTTATGAATGGGGCGATAACGGAGTTTTGTCAGCAATCGTAAACCAGCATGATAAGTCGGCCAAGCAAGGATTTCTGCTTGGCGTGTTTCGCGGCGGAACCTGGTCGTTCCAAATCGGGTCGAATGGAAATTGGTATGAAGTGTGGGCATACGAGCCGCTTCCCAAATACGAATGGTCGCATCTCGTCGCTACATTCGACGGCGCTTTAGGTACAATGAAGCTCTATCTAAACGGGAAGGAAGTCGCATCGCGCAATATACCAATTAATTCAACGATTACCCCTTCGACCAATCAACTGCTGATTGGCAAAAACAACCAGAGTACGCAACTAGGTGTATTTCCTCTGAATATGTTTAACGGACTTATCGATGAATTAAAAATCAGTAGCGGAGCTTACACTGCCACGGAAGTGCAAAGTTCTTTTCAGAGTGATCTGACACAACTAGGAGGTAATCTTCCAACTCCTAATCTAACCTTCGACCGGAGCGTATACGATGGGGACAAATACCGCCCCATCTATCACGCCATCGCTCCAGGCCATTGGATGAATGAGCCGCATGCACCGCTGTATTACAATGGCCAATATCACCTTTTCTATCAGAATAATCAGCATGGGCCATATTGGCATAATATGCACTGGGGTCACTGGGTGAGTGACGATATGGTGCATTGGCGAGACCTTCCACCGGCACTATCTCCGGAACTTTTCCAGGTTGATCCGGATGGGGTCTGGTCAGGAAGTGCTGTTGTGGACGACTCCGGGAATCCGACTCTCTTTTTTACTGCCGGCAACGATTCTAAACCGTACATTAATAGTAATCAGAATATGGGACTTGCTCGAAGCACGGTTCAGCAAGACGGTGATAACGACTTAATGAACTGGGTGAAAGAGTCCAAACTTGCCGTAACTCAGCAGCCTGGGCAAGGTAAACTTGGAGAGTTCCGGGACCCCTATGTATTTAAAGACGGATCGACATGGTTCATGCTAATGGGTACGGGAACAGATAGTCAAGGAGGAACCGCAGCTGTATATTCCACAACAGACCCCAATTTAATGAACTGGACTTATCGCGGTCCGTTGTATATCTCTAATCCCTCTATTTATCCTTATCTAGGTCAGGTATGGGAACTCCCTGTATTGTTGCCACTAGGAAACGGGAAGCATCTTCTTGCAATTAGTCCGGTCGGATCGGGCGCAAACGTCGAAGTGTATTACTGGATTGGTACTTGGAACAGCATTACTGCGAAGTTTATACCTGATCAGCCTACTCCTCAATTAATGGATTTTGGCGACTTCAAGTTCACGGGGCCAAGCGCATTTATCGACCCGGTAACAGAACGGAATATCATGTTTACGATTGCACAAGGTGAACGTTCCTCTCAGGAAGAATCCGAATCAGGCTGGGCTCATAATGCCGGACTTCCGGTTGAAATAAGTCTTCGATCGGACGGAAAACTTGGAATTGAACCGATTGATGAATTGCAGTCCCTTCGAGGGCAACAATTGGTGAATATCACGAGTGATACTAGTTTTGCTGCTGCAAACTCCGTTCTTTCAGCTGTATCAGGCGATACACTTGAAATTGTGATGGAGATCGCCAGAGGATCGGCAGATCAAGTAGGGATTAAAGTCCGGAAATCTCCAAATAGTGAGGAAGAAACCCTGCTGTACTACAATTACAGTACGGATGAGTATGGAGTAGATCGGACCAAGACGGTTGCCGGAACCAACAAAGGCATCCAGAAGGGAACGGTAGATATCGGCTCTGAAAACGTAAAACTTCATATTTATCTGGACAAATCCATGGTGGAGTCTTACTTAAATGGATTAAAATCCATCACAACGCGAACCTATTCCACTCGTAACGATGCCAAAGGCTTGCAATTATGGGGAGACGCGAACGCAAGTTCAATCGTTGTCAGGTCATTAAAGGTCTGGAGAATGAATTCCGCGTACACGCAGGTACCTGCTACCGGTTTGAATCTCTCACCTGAGAGCATTCAATTATCGGTCGGCGGGAAAAAGGAGATATACGGAGCAGTTACGCCATCAAACGCATCGAATAAAAACCTGATATGGAGTTCGAGCAATCCCAATGTAGCGACGGTCGTGAACGGCGTAGTTACTGGAAATTCAATCGGTACTGCAACGATAATAGCCACAACGCGTGATGGTGCGAAAACGGACACAGCCCAGGTTACCGTAGTCTCTGTTCCAACCTCCACAAATTTGACAAACGGCGGTTTTGAATCCGGAAATCTAAGCGGTTGGATTGTGGAAAGCGGAACTGCATTTTCAGATAGTTCTGTTACCAGCGAGTCGGTATTCTCGGGTTCGCAGCCTTTTAATCATAAAGGCACCTATCATCTCTGGGGTGCTAAACAAGGTGAAGCGGCAGTAGGAGTTCTCAAATCGCAAAACTTCACGTTAGGCGGGAATGGACAAATCAATTTCTTGGTAGGCGGCGGTTCCGATATTGACAAATTGTATGTATCCTTCATCCGGGCTTCCGATGGAAAAGAATTGTTCAGATCCACCGGCCCTGGAACCTATTGGAATTGGCAAAGCTCCAAAGGAGAGACGGAGAGCTATACCAGAAGATATTGGGATGCAACAGCCTATATTGGAACCATTATGTATATTAAAGTCATGGATGAACGCACAGATGCATGGGGACATATTAACGTGGATGATTTCCTAGTTCCCGTTCAAGGAGGGGCCACGGACACCTCTGCGCCGACTGCACCGGCCAATTTGCAGTCGCCGACCAAGTCTTCTAATTCGGTCACGCTGAGTTGGAGCGCCTCTACCGATAATGTAGGCGTTACTGGGTATTCCATCTTCCGGGATGGGACCCAAGTAGGCAGCAGCACAGCAACGAGCTATACAGACACGGGATTATCGGCAAGCACAGTCTATACGTATACGGTTAAAGCAACGGATGCGGCCGGGAACCTGTCCGCCGTCAGCAACAGCGTGGCGGTAACGACGAACGCATCCTCGTCCGTGGGGATTACCAACCATGATTTTGAGAGCGGGAATCTGACTGGATGGACAGTCGTTAGCGGGAATGCATTCAGCGCTGCGGACGTCACTACGGATGTGAATTGGGGATGGGGAGGTCCCTTTAATCAAAATGGTTCTTACCATCTATGGGGATTTAAGGACGGAGGAGACAGCCAGGTCGGAGTCCTCAAGTCTGAAACCTTTACGCTTGGCGGAAACGGAGCAATCGATTTCCTCATTGGCGGCGGGAATGATATCAACAATTTGTACGTTGCTCTGGTTCGCGCTTCAGACGGCGTTGAGTTAATGAAGGCGACCGGCAGCAACAACGAAGCGTATAGTCGCGTAACATGGAATGCGGCTGCTTATATCGGAACTGCAAGTTATATCAAGATCGTCGACAACTCGACGGGAGGCTTCGGACACATCAATGTGGATGATGTGAATGTGTCGACAGGGACTACCAACCCGGACACCTCTGCGCCGACCGCACCGGCCAATCTGCAGTCGCCGGCCAAGTCTTCTAATTCGGTCACGCTGAGTTGGAGCGCCTCTACAGACAATGTAGGCGTTACTGGGTATTCCATCTTCCGGGATGGGACGCAAGTAGGCAACAGCACAGCAACGAGTTATACAGACACGGGATTATCGGCAAGCACAGCCTATACGTACACGGTTAAAGCAACGGATGCGGCAGGGAACCTATCCGCTTTTAGCAACAGTGTGGCGATAACGACGAACGTATCCTCGTCCGTGGGGATTACCAACCACGATTTTGAGAGCGGGAACCTGACCGGATGGACAGTCGTCAGCGGTAATGCATTCAGCGCTGCGGACGTCACTACGGATGTGAATTGGGGGTGGGGAGGTCCCTTTAATCAAAATGGTTCTTACCATCTATGGGGATTTAAGGACGGAGGAGACAGCCAGGTCGGAGTCCTCAAGTCTGAAACCTTTACGCTTGGCGGAAACGGAGCAATCGATTTCCTCATTGGCGGCGGGAATGATATCAACAATTTGTACGTTGCTCTGGTTCGCGCTTCAGACGGCGTTGAGTTAATGAAGGCGACCGGCAGCAACAACGAAGCGTATAGTCGCGTAACATGGAATGCGGCTGCTTATATCGGAACTGCAAGTTATATCAAGATCGTCGACAACTCGACGGGAGGATTCGGACACATCAATGTGGATGATGTGAATGTTCCGACTCTGTAA